One genomic segment of Chelonoidis abingdonii isolate Lonesome George chromosome 16, CheloAbing_2.0, whole genome shotgun sequence includes these proteins:
- the KAZALD1 gene encoding kazal-type serine protease inhibitor domain-containing protein 1: MSKPASPAPSQLLSLLLCLSWALPWPCGALPNAPDYLQRGWQRLLEEGESCSDCSPEECPMPRGCLAGLVRDPCECCWECANLEGQICDLDNTNHFYGKCGDHLECKLDTGDLRKGEVPEPQCACLSSQTLCGSDGKTYAQICKFQEVFHAYPEANLTVAHEGPCESEPQILSPPYDVWNITGQDVIFGCEVFAYPMASIEWRKDGAEILLPGDDPHISVQFRGGPQKYEVTGWLQIQGVRVTDEGTYRCFARNRVGEVAALASLTVLTPDQLNMTGLSLPRPRPGPEDYVESEELDDYY, encoded by the exons ATGTCCAAACCTGCCAGTCCAGCCCCCTCTCAACTCCTCTCTCTCTTGTTGTGTTTGAGCTGGGCCCTGCCATGGCCATGTGGGGCGCTGCCCAATGCTCCAGACTACCTGCAGCGTGGCTGGCAAAGGCTGCTGGAAGAAGGAGAGAGCTGTTCGGATTGCAGCCCAGAGGAATGCCCCATGCCCCGGGGATGCCTGGCAGGCCTGGTGCGGGACCCGTGTGAGTGCTGCTGGGAGTGTGCCAACCTGGAGGGGCAGATCTGCGACCTGGACAACACCAATCACTTCTACGGGAAGTGTGGGGACCACCTGGAGTGCAAGCTGGACACGGGGGACCTCCGGAAGGGCGAGGTGCCCGAGCCCCAGTGCGCTTGCCTCTCCAGCCAGACCCTGTGTGGCTCTGATGGGAAGACCTACGCCCAGATCTGCAAGTTCCAGGAGGTGTTTCACGCCTATCCTGAGGCAAATCTCACCGTGGCCCACGAGGGACCCTGTGAATCAG AGCCCCAGATCTTGTCTCCGCCTTACGACGTGTGGAACATCACCGGGCAGGACGTGATCTTCGGCTGCGAGGTCTTTGCCTACCCCATGGCATCCATCGAGTGGCGGAAGGACGGCGCAGAGATCTTGCTACCGGGAGATGACCCCCACATCTCCGTACAG TTCAGGGGCGGTCCCCAGAAATACGAAGTGACCGGCTGGCTGCAGATCCAGGGCGTCCGGGTGACGGACGAGGGCACCTACCGCTGCTTCGCCAGGAACAGGGTCGGGGAGGTGGCTGCGCTCgccagcttgacagtgctgacgCCGG ATCAGCTGAACATGACGGGGCTGTCCCTGCCCAGGCCGCGCCCGGGGCCCGAGGACTATGTGGAGAGCGAGGAGTTGGACGATTATTACtaa